A portion of the Bacteroides faecium genome contains these proteins:
- a CDS encoding sigma-54 interaction domain-containing protein — protein MTRAEIQQVKQRFGIIGNTEALSRAIDVAIQVAPTDLSVLITGESGVGKESFPQIIHQYSRRKHGQYIAVNCGAIPEGTIDSELFGHEKGAFTGAIGERKGYFGEADGGTIFLDEVGELPMPTQARLLRVLESGEFLKVGSSRVQKTDVRIVAATNVNLVQAISEGRFREDLYYRLNTVPIQIPPLRERGEDVLLLFRKFAADFAEKYRMPAIQLTEDAKKELLAYSWPGNVRQLKNITEQISIIETNREINAAILQTYLPTQNMQRLPALMGTRESKGFESEREILYSVLFDMRQEVAELKKMVHNMMAERAGQVSQVGTVVTTPVVAAHQPSVPAIIHAVQPAQPAVRRDDDDIQDTEEYVEEPPLSLDEVEKEMIRKALERHHGKRKSAAKDLNISERTLYRKIKEYDLD, from the coding sequence ATGACAAGAGCGGAGATACAACAAGTGAAACAACGTTTCGGTATTATTGGCAATACCGAAGCATTGTCACGTGCCATCGATGTTGCCATTCAGGTAGCTCCTACCGATTTGTCCGTGTTGATTACCGGAGAGAGTGGTGTCGGAAAGGAGAGTTTTCCACAGATCATTCATCAATATAGCCGGAGAAAGCACGGACAGTATATTGCTGTCAACTGCGGAGCTATCCCGGAAGGTACGATTGATTCCGAACTGTTCGGTCATGAGAAAGGCGCGTTTACCGGTGCTATCGGCGAACGGAAAGGATATTTCGGTGAAGCCGACGGCGGTACTATTTTCCTCGATGAAGTAGGGGAGTTGCCGATGCCTACCCAGGCGCGTCTGCTTCGTGTGCTGGAGAGCGGCGAATTCTTGAAAGTAGGTTCGTCAAGGGTACAAAAGACCGATGTGCGTATTGTGGCAGCTACCAATGTCAATCTTGTGCAGGCTATTTCAGAAGGGCGTTTCCGTGAGGATTTATATTATCGGTTGAACACCGTGCCCATTCAGATACCGCCTTTGCGTGAACGGGGAGAAGATGTGCTTCTGCTGTTTCGTAAGTTTGCGGCGGACTTTGCGGAGAAATACCGGATGCCGGCTATCCAGTTGACAGAGGATGCAAAGAAGGAATTACTGGCTTATTCATGGCCGGGCAACGTGCGCCAGTTGAAGAATATCACGGAGCAGATTTCGATTATCGAAACGAACAGGGAGATTAACGCTGCTATCTTGCAGACCTATCTTCCGACACAAAATATGCAACGCCTTCCGGCATTGATGGGAACGCGTGAAAGTAAAGGCTTTGAAAGCGAACGGGAAATCCTTTATTCCGTCCTGTTCGATATGCGTCAGGAAGTGGCCGAGCTGAAGAAGATGGTACACAACATGATGGCTGAACGTGCCGGACAGGTAAGTCAGGTGGGAACCGTGGTAACTACTCCGGTGGTGGCGGCTCATCAGCCTTCCGTACCTGCCATTATTCATGCCGTGCAACCAGCTCAACCGGCTGTGCGCAGGGACGATGACGATATACAGGATACGGAAGAATATGTGGAAGAACCACCACTGTCGCTGGATGAAGTAGAAAAAGAAATGATACGCAAGGCACTTGAGAGACATCACGGAAAACGGAAGAGTGCGGCAAAAGATTTGAATATATCAGAGCGTACGCTTTATAGAAAAATAAAAGAATATGATTTGGATTAA
- the lptE gene encoding LPS assembly lipoprotein LptE: MIWIKKITRPLLLVVLPVVVIACTVSYKFNGSSINYDKVKTISIADFPIKSEYVYAPLATKFNEDLKDIFIRQTRLQLLKPNQNADLQIDGEITGYNQYNQAVSADGYSSETKLTITVNVRFVNNTNHAEDFEQQFSAFRVYDSTQLLTAVQDGLIAEMSKEITDQIFNATVANW; this comes from the coding sequence ATGATTTGGATTAAGAAGATAACACGCCCTCTGTTGCTGGTCGTTTTGCCGGTAGTGGTTATAGCGTGCACTGTTTCCTATAAGTTTAACGGTTCATCTATCAACTATGATAAGGTGAAGACGATTTCCATTGCCGACTTCCCGATTAAGTCGGAGTACGTGTATGCTCCGTTGGCGACGAAGTTCAATGAAGACCTGAAAGATATATTTATCCGTCAGACCCGCCTGCAATTGCTGAAACCGAATCAGAATGCGGACTTACAGATCGACGGAGAAATCACGGGATACAATCAGTACAACCAGGCAGTATCCGCCGATGGTTATTCTTCGGAAACGAAGTTGACCATAACAGTCAATGTACGCTTTGTCAACAACACAAATCACGCCGAAGACTTCGAACAACAATTCTCCGCTTTCCGTGTCTACGACTCCACTCAGCTGCTGACTGCCGTACAGGACGGGTTAATTGCCGAAATGTCTAAAGAGATAACCGACCAAATATTCAATGCAACCGTAGCAAACTGGTAA
- a CDS encoding tetratricopeptide repeat protein, translating into MTSVNFQQWIQHPETLNRDTLYEMRNLLARYPYFQSLRLLYLKNLYILHDINFGGELRKAVLYIADRRKLFQLIEGSRFDLQSRKKGVALTEVLKDEPSVDRTLALIDAFLSTAPEEVTAQTGFDYSMDYTSYLLEETPATDEATDETPKLKGFELIDDFIEKSESDSPLYMKPLREEAEVSVTPSDEASAEEEDDDSCFTETLAKIYVKQQRYSKALEIIKKLSLKYPKKNAYFADQIRFLEKLIINANSK; encoded by the coding sequence ATGACTTCTGTTAACTTTCAACAATGGATTCAGCATCCTGAAACGCTGAATAGGGACACTTTGTACGAAATGCGCAATCTTCTTGCAAGATATCCGTATTTTCAGTCGCTCCGCTTGCTGTATCTCAAAAATCTGTATATTCTCCATGATATTAATTTCGGAGGGGAACTGCGGAAAGCCGTTCTTTATATTGCCGACCGGCGGAAGTTGTTTCAACTGATTGAAGGCAGCCGTTTCGATCTTCAGTCCCGGAAAAAGGGAGTGGCGCTGACGGAAGTGCTGAAAGACGAACCATCCGTAGATCGTACACTGGCATTAATCGATGCTTTCCTGTCTACGGCTCCGGAAGAGGTGACTGCACAGACCGGATTCGACTACTCGATGGATTATACCTCTTATTTGCTTGAAGAGACTCCCGCTACGGATGAAGCAACGGATGAAACGCCCAAGCTGAAAGGCTTTGAACTGATCGACGACTTCATCGAAAAGAGCGAAAGCGACTCTCCTCTCTACATGAAACCTTTGCGGGAAGAAGCGGAAGTATCCGTTACTCCTTCCGACGAAGCAAGTGCGGAAGAAGAGGATGATGATAGCTGTTTTACAGAAACTTTGGCAAAAATCTATGTTAAACAGCAACGATATTCAAAAGCTCTTGAAATAATTAAAAAATTAAGCTTGAAATATCCAAAAAAAAATGCTTACTTTGCAGACCAAATCAGATTTTTGGAGAAATTGATTATTAACGCTAATTCAAAATAA
- the secG gene encoding preprotein translocase subunit SecG, translating into MYLLFVILMVIAALLMCFIVLIQNSKGGGLASGFSSSNAIMGVRKTTDFLEKATWGLAIFMVVMSIATAYVVPRSAVATDAVLEQAQKEQQTNPYNLPAGTAAPQSEAPATNAPATETPAPAAETPAPAAE; encoded by the coding sequence ATGTACTTATTATTCGTTATCTTAATGGTGATTGCAGCCTTGTTGATGTGCTTCATCGTGTTGATTCAGAACTCAAAAGGGGGCGGACTTGCTTCCGGTTTTTCTTCATCTAACGCTATTATGGGCGTACGCAAAACTACAGATTTTCTGGAAAAAGCAACGTGGGGTCTGGCTATCTTCATGGTTGTAATGAGCATTGCTACCGCTTATGTTGTTCCCCGTTCGGCTGTTGCTACAGACGCAGTGTTGGAACAAGCACAGAAAGAACAACAAACTAACCCGTATAACTTACCCGCAGGTACGGCTGCGCCTCAGTCTGAAGCTCCTGCTACTAACGCACCTGCTACAGAAACTCCGGCACCGGC